Proteins encoded by one window of Moorella humiferrea:
- a CDS encoding DUF116 domain-containing protein: MRIKKRLFIGLLALSLLFITAVMAGGWYLLANHTSVLNRVLLILGIFTLAVLFLIIALGIAGLVLILWQERSLPFFQRLGIIAVNTLFPVALALGRRLGVKEDAIKASFIEMNNQLVRLQGLRLEPERILLLAPHCLQWSGCPHKITIDVSNCRRCGRCPVDALHALAEKYGIRLAVATGGTLARHFVKQYRPRAVVAIACERDLTSGIQDTQPLPVLGVVNLRPHGPCLNTQVNLNQVEEAVQFFLYGKAMTRPQVYREGWKIGSSV; the protein is encoded by the coding sequence ATGCGGATAAAAAAGCGGTTGTTTATCGGCCTGCTGGCTCTAAGCCTTTTATTTATCACGGCAGTAATGGCCGGGGGCTGGTATCTCCTGGCCAATCATACCAGCGTATTAAACCGTGTCCTTTTGATCCTGGGCATCTTTACCCTGGCCGTCCTTTTTTTGATCATTGCCCTGGGGATCGCCGGGCTGGTGTTGATTTTATGGCAGGAACGGAGCCTGCCGTTTTTCCAGCGCTTGGGGATAATTGCCGTAAATACCCTGTTTCCCGTAGCCCTGGCCCTGGGCAGGCGTTTGGGGGTTAAAGAGGACGCCATTAAAGCCTCCTTCATTGAAATGAACAACCAGCTGGTGCGCCTGCAGGGCCTGCGCCTCGAACCCGAACGTATTCTCCTGCTGGCTCCCCACTGCTTGCAGTGGAGCGGCTGTCCCCATAAAATCACCATCGACGTCTCCAACTGCCGCCGTTGTGGTCGCTGTCCCGTGGATGCCCTCCATGCCCTGGCAGAGAAGTACGGCATCCGCCTGGCCGTGGCCACGGGAGGGACTCTTGCCCGGCACTTTGTCAAACAATACCGGCCACGGGCGGTAGTGGCTATTGCCTGCGAACGGGATCTCACCAGCGGTATTCAGGACACCCAGCCTCTGCCGGTGCTGGGGGTTGTAAATTTAAGGCCCCATGGCCCCTGCCTTAATACCCAGGTTAATCTAAATCAGGTAGAGGAGGCCGTTCAGTTTTTCCTATACGGAAAAGCAATGACCAGGCCCCAGGTATACAGGGAAGGGTGGAAAATAGGTAGCAGTGTTTAA
- a CDS encoding AgrD family cyclic lactone autoinducer peptide, whose amino-acid sequence MWKKLAAAAVTLSVALAVLVANAGALPTSLLAWHQPEVPARLRR is encoded by the coding sequence ATGTGGAAGAAGCTAGCAGCAGCGGCGGTTACTTTAAGTGTGGCCCTTGCCGTGCTGGTGGCCAATGCCGGGGCTTTACCTACCAGCCTCCTGGCGTGGCATCAACCTGAAGTGCCGGCCCGTTTGCGCAGATAA
- a CDS encoding FHA domain-containing protein, which translates to MAEILLAGLRFIFVLLLYLFIWQALRLMYTELYPASRGKSRQKTIGRPILTVVETKSPGIKKGEKYFLGENITIGREPGNDIVIEDLHVSTRHALITRRGDEWHLIDLKSTNGTYVNGRFLTGPHILRPGEEIRIGGVTFKVGWEDASRSPFPYRTGAAR; encoded by the coding sequence GTGGCGGAAATTTTATTGGCCGGGTTGCGGTTTATCTTCGTCCTGCTCCTTTATTTATTTATCTGGCAGGCCTTAAGGCTTATGTATACGGAACTTTATCCGGCCTCCAGGGGCAAAAGCAGGCAAAAAACAATAGGGCGTCCGATTTTGACGGTTGTAGAAACAAAAAGTCCGGGGATAAAAAAAGGAGAAAAATACTTCCTCGGCGAAAATATTACCATCGGCCGAGAGCCGGGAAACGATATCGTCATTGAAGATCTTCACGTTTCCACCCGTCATGCGTTAATTACCCGCCGCGGTGACGAATGGCATCTGATAGACCTCAAGAGCACCAACGGCACTTATGTAAATGGGAGGTTCTTGACCGGCCCCCATATTTTACGCCCAGGCGAGGAAATACGTATAGGCGGCGTAACCTTTAAAGTGGGGTGGGAGGATGCGAGCCGAAGCCCTTTCCCATACCGGACTGGTGCGGCCCGGTAA
- a CDS encoding FhaA domain-containing protein, with the protein MDLLEKNERFWQRLFDNLFRRGTGVPLQPVEIAKRMAKTMLAQRTVSVSRVYVPNIYLVHLNPGDFERLSAFEHALAEELADYLKRKAAEQNLTMVGEPRVEFEVEEEVAPGDVRIHARMEEGHLEDKKFETVQEDDTLIYKGVAEERVEETRRPSFKLVVTAGPDAGRTFLLRPGKQVIGRHPACDFLLTDEQVSRRHCQLEESHQRVLVVDLGSRNGMLINGKRVERAFLTPGDCIQVGRTVLELQLS; encoded by the coding sequence ATGGACTTGCTGGAAAAAAATGAACGTTTCTGGCAGCGGCTGTTTGATAATCTTTTTCGCCGCGGTACCGGCGTACCTTTGCAACCGGTAGAAATCGCTAAAAGAATGGCAAAAACCATGCTGGCGCAGCGAACGGTAAGCGTCAGCAGGGTTTACGTGCCCAATATTTATTTAGTCCATTTAAATCCAGGGGACTTTGAACGCCTCTCGGCCTTTGAACACGCCCTGGCCGAAGAACTGGCCGACTATTTAAAAAGAAAAGCCGCCGAGCAAAATTTAACGATGGTTGGTGAACCCAGGGTGGAATTTGAAGTGGAGGAAGAGGTGGCGCCGGGAGATGTGCGCATCCACGCCCGCATGGAAGAAGGGCATTTAGAAGATAAAAAGTTTGAAACCGTCCAAGAGGACGACACTTTAATCTACAAAGGCGTCGCTGAGGAACGGGTCGAAGAGACGCGGCGGCCTTCCTTTAAGCTTGTCGTCACCGCCGGGCCGGACGCCGGGCGGACTTTCCTGCTGCGGCCAGGGAAACAGGTTATCGGGCGCCATCCGGCCTGTGATTTTCTCCTTACCGACGAGCAGGTGTCTCGCCGCCATTGTCAGCTGGAGGAAAGCCACCAGCGGGTTTTAGTGGTTGATTTGGGAAGCCGCAACGGTATGCTGATTAATGGTAAAAGGGTTGAGCGGGCTTTTTTGACGCCAGGGGATTGTATACAAGTCGGCCGCACCGTGTTAGAATTACAGTTAAGCTAA
- a CDS encoding sensor histidine kinase, whose translation MMKQNNLLWLIILLVLFQSVIISILNINFYVGRAFPILPLERTTFGHLSLSSLLMLSSVGLIYVLFTAARREKKIMQQELYIENLKESLNNLRAQRHDFISHLQAVYGLLQLKRDEDALEYITSICSMVRQPTRIIEVNQPVLAALLQTKAAVAESLGIGFQFEINSDLKDFFLPQAVITSIFGNLLDNAVEAALAARPGVEKRIWLRIFTAGNYYCFEVGNTGPVIPLEMQQKIFERGFTTKREGKENHGQGLYIVRKLVTEYNGRIDVLSSDQGTVFTIKFPF comes from the coding sequence ATGATGAAGCAAAATAACCTCCTGTGGCTCATCATTTTGCTTGTTCTTTTTCAAAGCGTTATAATCAGCATTTTAAATATTAACTTCTACGTCGGCCGCGCTTTTCCCATTTTGCCCCTGGAAAGGACCACATTTGGTCATTTATCACTGTCCTCCCTGCTGATGTTGAGTTCGGTGGGTTTGATATATGTTTTGTTTACGGCGGCGCGGCGGGAAAAGAAGATCATGCAGCAGGAGCTCTATATCGAAAATTTAAAGGAAAGCTTGAATAATTTAAGGGCCCAGCGCCACGATTTCATCAGCCACCTGCAGGCGGTTTACGGGCTACTGCAGTTGAAAAGGGACGAGGACGCCCTGGAGTACATAACTTCCATCTGCAGCATGGTGCGCCAGCCCACCCGCATCATCGAGGTCAACCAGCCGGTGCTGGCGGCCCTTTTGCAGACCAAGGCCGCCGTGGCGGAATCTCTGGGCATCGGCTTTCAGTTTGAAATAAACAGCGATTTGAAGGATTTTTTTCTGCCCCAGGCCGTGATAACCAGCATCTTCGGCAACCTCCTGGACAATGCCGTTGAAGCCGCTCTGGCGGCCAGGCCCGGTGTAGAGAAGCGCATATGGCTGCGGATTTTTACTGCCGGTAATTATTACTGCTTTGAAGTGGGCAACACCGGACCGGTTATTCCCCTGGAGATGCAGCAGAAAATCTTTGAGAGGGGTTTTACCACCAAGAGGGAAGGCAAAGAAAACCACGGCCAGGGACTCTATATCGTCCGAAAACTGGTAACTGAATATAATGGCCGGATTGATGTGTTGAGCAGTGACCAGGGAACGGTATTCACGATAAAATTTCCATTTTGA
- the priA gene encoding replication restart helicase PriA, protein MTNLVVEVAVSSTPVYAGNNDGTLSYRVAPELSGQVQMGSLVLVPLGKRRAVGVVVAIKERTDRTELKDVAAVLVKEFLPPEMIEIGRYVAGRYVCPLAVAVNALMPPAAGRRLERRWCWLPSGEEGVNGAISLVSCLPAPAGDVAEYLSRRGAAWESQLLQLGPRREVRAALEALKAHGLVRNEWSWRGMPKERRLPTDVEGAAQAAAVKPDGTGRHITLDAAQLRAATSINAALGRGGTFLLYGVTGSGKTEVYLSCAAEALARGYQVMFLVPEHSLIPQMVTRINQRLEAEVAVVHGELADGERAAVWERARIGKVRVIVGTRAALFTPMPRLGLIVVDEEHAGSYKQDTAPRYDAREVAIKRGQLQRAVVVLGSATPSTEIFYLAGQGKIHLLELPQRAGNAGLPRVEIVDLRAEFHDGHHGILSRRLVEEINGVLTAGRQAILFLNRRGYAPYVLCRQCGHVPLCRHCAVALTYHRDGTLRCHYCGYIERAEGKCPVCGGNLSRLGSGTQRVEEEVRALWPGARILRADRDTTAKKGQWEKIYRTFAGGEADILIGTQTITKGMDFPGVTLVGVVNADLSLYQPDFRARERTFQLLTQVAGRAGRRDAPGTVVIQTYNPQDPAIALAAFQDYQRFYAQEIAMRRRLGYPPFVKLVRLGFTGSDEAEVIAAAHEVAELISNAESNIQVLGPAPGYPSRLKDLYRWQLMLKVPGWSRYKNRLTPILAPYIGRRTIRMIVDVGPINPW, encoded by the coding sequence ACAAATGGGTTCCCTGGTCCTGGTGCCCCTGGGGAAGCGTAGGGCCGTTGGTGTCGTAGTCGCTATAAAGGAAAGAACTGACCGCACCGAGCTGAAGGACGTCGCCGCCGTCCTGGTAAAGGAGTTCCTGCCGCCGGAAATGATAGAAATCGGCCGTTATGTGGCCGGGCGCTATGTATGCCCTTTGGCCGTGGCCGTTAATGCCCTTATGCCGCCGGCGGCGGGCCGCCGCCTGGAGCGGCGGTGGTGCTGGCTGCCCTCCGGGGAAGAAGGGGTGAATGGCGCCATAAGTTTAGTTAGCTGCCTTCCCGCACCGGCGGGGGACGTGGCCGAATATCTATCCCGTCGCGGTGCGGCTTGGGAAAGCCAGCTGCTGCAGTTAGGGCCCAGACGGGAGGTAAGGGCGGCTCTGGAGGCTTTAAAAGCCCACGGCCTGGTCCGGAACGAGTGGTCCTGGCGGGGAATGCCGAAGGAGAGGCGCTTGCCCACGGACGTGGAGGGGGCGGCACAAGCCGCGGCGGTCAAGCCTGATGGGACAGGCCGGCACATAACCTTGGATGCGGCCCAGTTAAGGGCGGCCACCTCCATTAACGCCGCCCTGGGTCGCGGTGGGACATTTTTACTTTACGGGGTTACCGGCAGCGGGAAAACTGAAGTTTACTTGAGCTGCGCCGCCGAGGCCCTGGCCAGGGGATACCAGGTCATGTTCCTTGTACCGGAACATTCCTTAATCCCCCAGATGGTGACCAGAATAAACCAGAGGCTGGAGGCAGAGGTGGCCGTCGTCCATGGCGAACTGGCCGACGGGGAAAGGGCGGCCGTTTGGGAGCGGGCCCGCATTGGGAAGGTCCGGGTGATAGTCGGCACGCGGGCGGCCCTCTTTACCCCCATGCCGCGGTTAGGGCTCATCGTCGTTGATGAAGAACATGCCGGCAGTTATAAACAGGATACGGCGCCCCGCTATGACGCTCGGGAGGTGGCCATCAAGCGCGGGCAGCTCCAGAGGGCGGTGGTGGTCCTGGGGAGCGCCACCCCCAGCACCGAGATATTTTACCTGGCCGGCCAGGGAAAAATACATTTATTAGAACTACCGCAGCGGGCCGGAAATGCCGGCCTGCCCCGGGTGGAAATAGTTGACTTGCGGGCTGAGTTTCACGACGGTCACCACGGCATTTTAAGCCGGCGCCTGGTAGAAGAGATAAACGGCGTCCTGACGGCAGGACGCCAGGCTATCCTTTTTTTAAACCGGCGGGGGTACGCTCCTTACGTCCTCTGCCGTCAGTGCGGCCATGTTCCCTTGTGTCGCCACTGTGCCGTGGCCCTGACCTATCACCGTGACGGAACGCTGAGGTGCCACTATTGCGGCTACATAGAAAGGGCGGAAGGCAAATGCCCCGTCTGCGGGGGGAACCTCTCTCGCCTCGGTTCCGGCACCCAAAGGGTAGAAGAAGAGGTACGGGCCCTATGGCCTGGGGCAAGGATTTTACGGGCCGACAGGGATACTACGGCTAAAAAGGGGCAGTGGGAAAAGATTTACCGGACCTTTGCCGGTGGCGAAGCCGATATCCTTATCGGCACCCAGACCATAACCAAAGGCATGGATTTTCCCGGAGTAACCCTCGTGGGAGTGGTGAACGCCGATTTGTCTTTGTATCAGCCGGATTTTCGCGCCCGGGAACGCACCTTTCAACTTTTAACCCAGGTGGCCGGGCGGGCCGGACGGCGGGACGCCCCGGGTACGGTCGTCATCCAGACCTACAATCCCCAGGATCCGGCCATTGCTTTGGCCGCCTTCCAGGACTATCAGCGCTTTTATGCCCAGGAGATAGCAATGCGCCGGCGCCTGGGCTACCCCCCTTTTGTTAAACTGGTAAGGTTGGGATTTACCGGCTCAGATGAGGCAGAGGTGATAGCAGCTGCCCATGAAGTGGCCGAATTGATAAGTAACGCAGAGAGTAACATTCAGGTTCTGGGGCCTGCCCCCGGGTATCCTTCCCGCCTTAAGGACCTTTATCGCTGGCAATTGATGCTCAAGGTACCCGGTTGGTCGCGGTATAAAAACCGCCTGACCCCCATTTTAGCGCCCTATATTGGCCGCCGCACCATACGCATGATAGTAGATGTGGGGCCGATTAATCCCTGGTAA
- a CDS encoding accessory gene regulator ArgB-like protein: MSIHDVAGTAAAYLVTRLPANYRRPEVEVVAFGLEVLIGGLLQLAVFVATARYLGLLPEMTAALITMATYRLLSGGPHCSAYYRCLILSALTLNLLAFIGHRLAYFMAGILPAGFLLVYGVSLLIARRLAPRDTEAAPIISPVRRARLKTACYLWLLAWLVLVLLGYYRGWSPGVLIASMAALTCQSLSLTPLGFTVVGRVDRFLKRLLPLG, from the coding sequence TTGAGTATCCATGATGTGGCCGGAACAGCGGCGGCATACCTGGTGACCCGACTGCCGGCAAACTACCGGCGACCGGAGGTCGAGGTGGTGGCCTTCGGCCTGGAAGTGCTCATTGGGGGTCTGCTCCAGCTCGCGGTTTTTGTGGCGACGGCCAGGTACCTGGGCCTGCTGCCGGAAATGACGGCAGCCCTCATTACCATGGCCACCTACCGCCTCTTGTCCGGCGGCCCCCACTGCAGCGCCTATTACCGCTGCTTGATATTGTCGGCGCTGACTTTAAACCTCTTAGCATTCATAGGGCACAGGCTGGCGTATTTTATGGCCGGAATATTACCGGCGGGTTTTCTCCTGGTATACGGCGTAAGCCTGTTAATCGCCCGGCGGCTGGCGCCCCGGGATACGGAAGCCGCTCCCATCATCAGTCCGGTGCGCCGCGCCAGGTTAAAAACGGCATGTTATCTGTGGCTGCTGGCATGGTTGGTACTGGTCTTACTTGGTTATTATCGGGGTTGGTCGCCCGGGGTTTTGATCGCGAGCATGGCGGCCCTAACTTGCCAGAGTTTATCCCTTACCCCTCTAGGTTTTACCGTCGTGGGACGGGTGGACAGATTTTTAAAGCGCCTTTTGCCCCTGGGATGA
- the def gene encoding peptide deformylase, with protein sequence MAVYQIVLYPDPLLREKAQEVKKITPNIWKLLDNMADTMYAAPGVGLAAPQIGVLKRVIVVDVGEGLIELINPEIVTAQGREIGPEGCLSIPGAQGEVPRAAAVVVRGLDRHGRTKEIKAEGFLARALQHEIDHLDGVLFIDKVVRWLENKPGEE encoded by the coding sequence TTGGCAGTCTATCAGATTGTACTTTATCCCGACCCCTTATTGCGGGAAAAAGCCCAGGAAGTTAAAAAAATCACCCCTAACATATGGAAACTGCTGGACAATATGGCCGACACCATGTACGCCGCACCCGGCGTAGGCCTGGCAGCGCCACAAATTGGGGTTTTAAAGCGGGTTATTGTCGTTGACGTAGGGGAGGGGCTGATTGAGCTCATTAACCCGGAAATCGTAACCGCTCAAGGTAGGGAAATAGGGCCGGAAGGGTGCCTGAGCATTCCCGGAGCCCAAGGGGAAGTGCCACGGGCGGCCGCCGTGGTCGTACGGGGTTTAGACCGCCATGGCAGAACTAAAGAAATTAAGGCCGAAGGATTCCTGGCCCGGGCTCTACAGCACGAGATTGACCACCTCGACGGCGTCCTATTCATAGATAAAGTCGTGCGCTGGCTGGAGAACAAACCGGGGGAGGAGTAA
- the fmt gene encoding methionyl-tRNA formyltransferase yields MRLVFMGTPDFAVPSLRALLDSRHEVVGVVTQPDRPRGRGKRLQPPPVKEAALAVGLPVSQPAAMKEEGFLLGLKAWRPEVIVVVAFGRILPEVVLKMPEKGCINLHASLLPRYRGAAPIHRAVMNGETETGVTTMWMAPQLDAGDIILQERVPIGPDATTGEIHDRLALVGAELLVRTLDLVAAGRAPRHPQDEALATYAPPLSPEEEVIDWTQPAEKVYNLIRGLNPWPGAYTLRKGSRLKVYGAKILDTTNVGPPGRVEAILEAGFVVQTGRGRLLITAVQPEGKKVMPADAYLRGYPLIPGEVLGCG; encoded by the coding sequence ATGCGCCTGGTCTTTATGGGCACTCCTGATTTTGCCGTGCCCTCCCTTAGGGCCCTCCTCGATTCCCGGCATGAAGTCGTGGGCGTGGTGACCCAGCCGGACCGCCCCCGGGGCAGGGGTAAAAGGCTGCAGCCTCCTCCCGTCAAAGAAGCGGCACTGGCGGTGGGCTTGCCGGTGAGTCAACCGGCGGCCATGAAGGAGGAAGGGTTTCTTTTGGGTCTCAAGGCGTGGCGGCCGGAAGTCATTGTCGTTGTTGCCTTCGGGCGAATCCTTCCGGAGGTCGTCCTGAAAATGCCGGAGAAGGGTTGTATCAATCTCCATGCTTCCCTTTTACCCCGTTACCGGGGCGCGGCCCCCATCCACCGGGCGGTGATGAACGGCGAAACCGAAACGGGCGTTACCACCATGTGGATGGCGCCGCAGCTGGACGCCGGCGACATCATCCTCCAGGAAAGGGTACCCATTGGACCGGATGCGACTACCGGCGAGATCCACGATCGCTTGGCCTTGGTAGGGGCGGAACTCCTGGTTCGCACCCTCGATCTGGTGGCCGCAGGGAGGGCTCCCCGCCATCCCCAGGATGAGGCCCTCGCCACCTATGCTCCGCCCCTCAGCCCGGAGGAAGAGGTTATTGATTGGACGCAGCCCGCGGAAAAGGTTTATAACCTCATCCGCGGTTTGAACCCATGGCCGGGGGCCTATACCTTAAGGAAGGGTTCCCGTCTAAAGGTTTACGGCGCCAAGATTTTGGATACGACTAACGTTGGTCCGCCTGGTCGGGTAGAGGCAATCCTGGAAGCAGGTTTTGTCGTTCAGACGGGCAGGGGAAGGCTTCTTATCACTGCCGTGCAGCCCGAAGGAAAAAAGGTGATGCCGGCGGACGCCTATTTACGCGGCTATCCCCTTATTCCGGGGGAGGTTTTAGGATGCGGATAA
- the rsmB gene encoding 16S rRNA (cytosine(967)-C(5))-methyltransferase RsmB: MFKPSVKLRPAASAREAALQVIYRVTEEGAYANLALDEVLKAAGLEGRERTLATELAYAAIKAWHTLDWAVGLFLKHPFIKLPPWIRCLLRLGGAQLMFFPRIPARAAIYETVELAKKYGHRGTAGLVNGVLRSLERGKESLPYPDPAEDPAGFLALRYYHPRWLVEKWLAQFGYQETEALCRADNEPPPLVIRVNTLKTNATALAARLEGEGAIVCPTTFAPEGFIVEGLGGVEASPSFAEGLFYVQDEASQLVSLALKPAPGSLVIDASAAPGGKTTHLAQLMGNSGTILACDVHPSRLQLIRENCRRLGVTCVQPVLADARELGERYPERADYLLIDAPCSGLGVLRRRPDARWRKEPAGIKEMAKLQLEILLGAEKALKPGGVLVYSTCSLASEENQEVIRQFLEQAPHFSLVSLKPFLPVIPQDMEEQAGQGWIQLLPQRHGTDGFFMARLKKVDL, from the coding sequence GTGTTTAAACCTTCGGTAAAGCTCCGTCCGGCCGCCTCGGCTCGGGAGGCGGCCCTGCAGGTAATTTACCGGGTGACCGAAGAAGGGGCCTACGCCAACCTGGCCCTGGACGAAGTCTTGAAGGCCGCCGGACTGGAAGGTCGTGAGCGCACCCTGGCGACGGAGCTGGCTTATGCCGCCATTAAGGCCTGGCATACCCTGGATTGGGCCGTCGGCCTTTTTTTAAAACATCCCTTTATTAAACTACCGCCGTGGATTCGCTGTCTGTTGCGCCTGGGCGGAGCCCAGCTCATGTTTTTCCCACGGATACCGGCGCGGGCGGCCATATACGAAACGGTGGAACTGGCCAAAAAATACGGTCACCGGGGTACTGCCGGCCTGGTCAACGGCGTCCTGCGCAGCCTGGAGCGAGGTAAAGAAAGCCTGCCTTATCCCGATCCGGCAGAAGATCCCGCCGGTTTTCTTGCCCTGCGCTATTATCATCCCCGCTGGCTGGTTGAAAAGTGGCTGGCCCAGTTCGGCTACCAAGAAACAGAAGCCCTGTGCCGCGCCGACAATGAACCTCCCCCCCTGGTCATTCGGGTTAACACCCTGAAAACAAACGCCACCGCCCTCGCCGCCCGCCTGGAAGGGGAGGGTGCTATAGTCTGCCCCACAACCTTTGCGCCGGAAGGCTTTATAGTCGAAGGTCTGGGAGGGGTGGAAGCCAGTCCTTCCTTTGCTGAAGGACTGTTCTACGTGCAGGATGAAGCATCCCAGCTGGTGAGTCTTGCTTTAAAACCGGCCCCGGGGTCCCTTGTCATCGATGCCAGCGCCGCCCCTGGCGGCAAAACAACCCATCTGGCCCAGCTTATGGGAAACAGCGGAACCATCCTTGCCTGTGACGTCCATCCTTCACGTCTGCAATTAATTAGGGAAAACTGCCGCCGCCTCGGCGTCACCTGCGTACAGCCGGTTCTGGCCGACGCCCGCGAACTGGGTGAAAGGTACCCGGAACGCGCCGATTATTTGCTCATCGATGCTCCCTGCTCCGGGCTGGGAGTGCTGCGGCGGCGGCCCGATGCCCGCTGGCGCAAAGAGCCGGCCGGTATAAAGGAAATGGCAAAACTACAGCTGGAAATTCTTCTGGGAGCGGAAAAGGCCTTAAAACCCGGTGGTGTCCTGGTTTACAGCACCTGTTCCCTGGCCTCTGAGGAAAACCAGGAAGTCATCAGGCAGTTTCTGGAACAGGCGCCCCATTTCTCCCTTGTCTCTTTAAAACCATTCCTACCGGTCATACCCCAGGATATGGAGGAACAAGCCGGGCAGGGGTGGATCCAGCTGCTGCCCCAGCGCCACGGCACCGACGGGTTTTTCATGGCGCGTCTCAAGAAAGTCGACCTTTAA
- a CDS encoding Stp1/IreP family PP2C-type Ser/Thr phosphatase, producing MRAEALSHTGLVRPGNEDCFISDVKRGFFAVADGMGGHQAGEVASYLALRALSDRLFGFSEGEPLVRLKKAAEFANEVVYRSSLADRDRSGMGTTLTAVWILNGKAYLVHIGDSRAYLYRDGQLQVLTDDHSYVGELVRMGGLTAEEARVHPRRNILTRALGTDERADIDSREIALKPGDRLLLCTDGLYEVASDAELADVLNRHGELSVAAKELLRLALERGGPDNVTVVLALYE from the coding sequence ATGCGAGCCGAAGCCCTTTCCCATACCGGACTGGTGCGGCCCGGTAATGAAGATTGTTTTATCAGCGACGTTAAGAGGGGTTTTTTCGCCGTTGCCGATGGTATGGGCGGGCACCAGGCCGGAGAAGTTGCCAGCTATCTGGCCTTAAGGGCTTTAAGCGACAGGCTTTTTGGTTTTTCGGAAGGTGAACCCCTGGTACGTTTGAAGAAGGCGGCGGAGTTCGCCAATGAGGTTGTTTACCGGAGTTCCCTGGCCGACCGCGACAGGTCAGGTATGGGTACGACCTTGACCGCCGTGTGGATCTTGAACGGCAAGGCCTACCTGGTACATATCGGCGACAGCCGTGCCTATCTGTACCGCGACGGACAGTTACAGGTTTTAACCGACGATCATTCTTATGTAGGTGAACTTGTGCGTATGGGAGGCCTCACGGCGGAAGAGGCCCGGGTTCACCCGCGGCGCAATATCTTAACTCGGGCCCTGGGTACCGATGAAAGGGCAGACATCGACAGCCGCGAAATAGCATTGAAACCGGGCGATCGCCTGCTTTTGTGTACCGACGGCCTTTATGAGGTCGCTTCCGATGCCGAACTGGCCGATGTCCTCAACAGGCACGGTGAACTGTCTGTGGCGGCGAAGGAACTGCTGCGTTTGGCCCTGGAGCGGGGCGGACCGGACAACGTAACGGTGGTGTTGGCCCTTTATGAGTAA
- the rlmN gene encoding 23S rRNA (adenine(2503)-C(2))-methyltransferase RlmN: MNTSIDLRGLLPGELAELAATLGVEPYRGRQLFRWLHRRLATSLAVMTDLPADFRERLAEKAFLLPVKVMDRRVADGGLTRKLLLSLVDGELIECVLMIYDEGRRRLTACLSSQVGCAMGCTFCATGQSGFRRNLTTGEIILQALALMEEVRREMPDARLSNIVFMGMGEPLLNYRAVIKAARIFEHPDGWGISHRRITVSTCGLVPQIKRLAGEKPPLELAVSLHAATNELRERLMPINRRYPLEELIPACRHYGRVTGRRITFEYALIDGLNDRRRDARRLVELLRGVPAFVNLIPLNPIPGDPFRGTNRAKARMFASWLEEHGLAAAVRESRGRDIAAACGQLRAEAHREVF; encoded by the coding sequence ATGAATACCAGCATCGACCTCAGGGGTCTGCTGCCCGGAGAACTGGCGGAGCTGGCCGCTACCCTTGGGGTAGAGCCCTACCGCGGCCGCCAGCTCTTTCGCTGGCTCCATCGACGCCTGGCTACAAGCCTGGCGGTTATGACCGATCTGCCCGCGGACTTCCGGGAACGACTGGCGGAAAAGGCCTTTCTCCTACCGGTAAAAGTAATGGATCGCCGTGTGGCGGACGGCGGGCTGACCCGCAAGCTGCTGCTAAGCCTGGTGGACGGTGAGCTCATCGAATGCGTTCTCATGATCTATGATGAAGGCCGCCGGAGGCTGACGGCTTGTTTGTCGAGCCAGGTGGGCTGCGCCATGGGATGCACCTTTTGTGCTACCGGACAAAGCGGGTTCCGCCGCAACTTGACGACAGGGGAAATCATCCTTCAGGCCCTGGCCTTAATGGAAGAGGTCCGCCGGGAGATGCCGGACGCACGCCTTAGCAATATCGTCTTTATGGGGATGGGAGAACCCCTCCTTAACTACCGGGCCGTGATAAAAGCGGCACGCATTTTCGAACATCCGGATGGTTGGGGTATAAGCCACCGCCGTATAACCGTGTCTACCTGCGGGCTGGTACCCCAAATTAAGCGGCTGGCGGGAGAAAAACCGCCCTTGGAACTGGCCGTTTCCCTGCACGCCGCCACCAATGAACTGCGGGAGCGGTTAATGCCCATCAATAGGCGCTATCCCCTGGAAGAATTGATTCCGGCCTGCCGCCATTACGGTCGAGTTACCGGCCGGCGGATTACCTTTGAGTATGCCCTCATCGACGGCCTCAACGACCGTCGTCGCGACGCCCGGCGCCTGGTCGAGCTGCTTCGGGGCGTACCGGCCTTTGTCAACCTGATTCCTTTAAACCCCATCCCCGGCGATCCCTTTAGGGGTACGAACCGGGCAAAAGCCCGGATGTTTGCTTCCTGGCTTGAAGAGCATGGATTGGCGGCCGCCGTAAGGGAAAGCCGGGGCCGGGATATAGCCGCCGCCTGCGGCCAGCTGCGCGCCGAAGCCCACCGGGAGGTGTTTTGA